CGAAAGAGGCAAAAAAGAGCGAagagaaacaacaaaaagaggaaaagaagactgAGCCAGAGAAAATAGAGAAGAAGGGCagtaagaagaaaaagaaagacaccaaGAAGAAAACAGAAGAAGGGGATCCAGAGAAAGTGAAAACCACAGAGGAGAAAAAGGAAGAGGATCCAgagaagaaagaggaggagaaaaaagaggagcaagaagagaagaagaaagaggaggagaagaaagagGGGCAAAAAGGAGACACAAAGGTAGAGGAAGCTTTAGTAATAGAAGAAAAATTGGAGACACAAGAAGTGAAGAAGAAAACTACAGAAGAAAAAGGCACTGAAACAGATCCTGAAAAGGACACtcaagaggaggaaaaagttGATAAAAAGGtggcaaagaaaaaagaaaaagaggaaagagtgaagaaaagagaagaagaaaaagctaAGAAAAAAACAGAGGAGGAAGAAAGGGTAAAGAAaagggaggaggagaaagagaagaagagggaGGAAGAGAAGGCCAAAGAGGCAGAAAAAGCAAAgaagaaagaggaggaaaaggctaaaaagaaggaggaggaggagaaggcaaAGGAGGAGAAATTCaaaaagaaagaggaggaaaagtTGAAGGAGGCCaaaaagaaagaggaggagaaatCAAAAGAGgccaaaaagaaagaagaggagAAATCAAAAGAGgtcaaaaagaaagaagaggagAAATCAAAAGAGGCCAAAAAGAAAGGAGAGGAGAAATCAAAGGAGgccaaaaagaaagaagagaagGGGGATAAGAAGGCAGACGATAAACGGGTAGAAgacaaagggaagaaaaaagaaaacgtgaaaaaaggaaagaaggaagaggagaagggGTCAAGTGAGGAGCGGGTGAAAGCACCAATTGCTGCCCCAGAACCAGAACTTAAAACAGAGCCAGAAACTGAAAAAGCTCCTGATCAGCACTCACTCAACAGCGCAGAAATGCAGGTCAGTGGAAAAAGCGCAAATATGAATGGTTATCTATAGCATTGTTCTAGTAATCTTCAAACTTGTATATGCATTTATCTGTTCCAGCCAGCTCCAGAGGAACCCAAGGAAAAAGTTGCAATCAAGGAGCCCGAAGAAGACCAAGTagtggaagaggaggaaggcgCAGAGAAGAAAGAGGCAGAGGAGAAGGAAGCGAAGGGAGATGATGAGAAGCCTAAGGAGGAACCCAAGGAGGAAAAGCCCGCGAAAGAAAAGAAGACTGAGAAGAAGGGTGACGATACCAAAGGCTCCAAACGAcagaaaacaattcagtgcaaaatCACTTTACTGGATGACATTCAGTATGCGTGTGAGCTCGACGTAAGCGATCACACACGTAACGGGATGTTCGCTGTTGTTTGGGTTCGTCTTTCTGATCGCATCTTCTCGTTTAGAAACATGCTAAAGGACAGGAGCTCATCACGAAAGTGTGTGACAACCTCAACCTGCTGGAGAAAGATTACTTTGGCATTGCTCACTGGGAAACACCGACCAGCAAGGTCAGGTTCAAACGTCAACGATCATTCGCATGGGTTTGTTCGTGTGCCATTCCTTTAGAGCTGAGCaactacagtaatccctcgtttatcgcgggggtttggttccggaccacccccgCAATTGGTGAAACCTGCAAAGTAGCGACCACATATTTTCACGagtatttacacattttaaagctGGATGCTCCCCAGACGATCATTAATCTTCCCCAGACTCCTATAACTTCTACCATACTTTTATAAACAGTTTGTATACGCTTAAGCACATTTtgaactcttaaacatacagtaatgcacagtaggaCTGTACACTATGTCCAGCACacttgcaaccctaatgaggataaaaaaatggatggatggatttaaaatgttccgtcattacatacacattttcataAAAGGAATATTTTCCTAAGagacttattttcacattatctggaaggtaaaaaaaatacatattcgtATAATTTATGTGGAAGTTGATACAAGTTAATACTCAAAAAAATGTATCTGTAAAAAATAGCTCGTTTgatatcaggagaaataaaacaaatcacagaacaaacaaaacaaaatacaaaacttttcaatgtcattgtttttaagTGAAGAATCATTAAAAACGGAAATCtgattattttatgaaaataaatcatggattttattttaaggctaCAGTATATCGCCCATCTCTACATTCTCTGTACGTATCAGctttgtaatactgtataattgttAGATGCTCAATGATTCATGAGGGACTAATGTTGTACTAATGCCGTTTGTAAAATATCTAATCTTACGAGACCTGCGTTGAAATTACTACGTGAGTTACTGTAAATCAAATGAAACCAAGTCCCTCCTTCTTCACAATCACATCCAGTGCATCTGTCAACAATAAGTACATGTGAaaagtatttaaatgtattataaaaTCTATTGTGAGGTATTgacaataatgtatcttttatTCCATCAGACATGGCTGGAACCCGCCAAGGAAATCCGGAAACAGGTGCCAGGTGCTGTCTACGAGTTTACTTTCAACATAAAGTTCTATCCTCCTGACCCGGCACAGCTTACTGAAGACCTCACAAGGTGCATTTCACTTGGATGCGAATGCTTGAGCGAGACCGGCTTTTGTCCTAGCTTCATATTTAGGATATACGTAGATAACGCTGTTAATGAATTATCCTCTTTAACCTCTTAAGTGGGAAGCAAACAAGTATTTTTCCCAAGAATATGTGAACTACTCTGTAAATGTTTGCTACATTATAATCTCTTCTCCAGGTACTATCTGTGTCTCCAGCTGAGGAAGGACATCATGAGTGGGGTTCTTCCATGTTCCTTTGTCACGCTGTCCCTGCTGGGCTCTTACACAGCACAGTCAGAGCTTGGTGAATATGACCCAGAGCTCCATGGAGCTGACTATGTTAAAGATCTTCGTCTTGCTCCTGGACAGAGCAAAGAGCTGGAGGAAAAGGTGATTGAGTTACATCGTACATATAGGTAAGCCTCCAGAAGTCATTTGAAGACTCAGAACTGGTTTACAAGATTTGATTCAGAATCCATCTCCTCTTTGTGTGGAAGGTCAATGAGTCCAGCCCAAGCAGACATGCTGTTCCTGGAAAATGCCAAGAAACTTGCAATGTATGGTGTGGACCTTCATCAAGCCAAGGTAATATCTGGCTCTAGCAATTACCTAATTGACAAACTCCCCGCCTGCAGGCCACATCCGGCTCATATTGTAATTACATCCGGCCCGCGGAAGCATTTGGTAATTAGCGTGGATTGATAGAGTGATAAAAGGCCTTCCTTATTATTACCCATAAATACGCTTATAGTTTGCTGATGCTGCAACTTGTGCAAAAAAACGAGTGTCATTAATTGCACTAATATTATAACTCAGTGTGCCATATTCACCACCACCAATTAGAAATTAGGATTAGAAAGAACACTACTTTAATTAATACACCATGTCTGTGCAAAATAGCACATGGGGCATGATGACACAGCCAAAGGGGATAGTTGCACCCATAGTTAAGCATGCTGGGAAACGCCTCCTCTTCCAATTCCCTCACACACACCACAATAGCTCTGTGACGTGCTGATGACACACAAACTACAAATCCCACAATGCAGCGCAACAGCAGACTTCTCAACTGATAGGCTACTTGCGATCAAAAAACGCTGTGTGTCGCCTAAACGCTGTGTATCTTTGTTAGCACACATCTGTACATTAACAAAATATCACATTGGGGTTACCTCACTGATGAGCACGTTCAATCCATCCTGAAAACGTCTGTTCCACACAAAACCTTACACctaacacaaacaaatgtgttgCCAAAAGAAGATGCCAAGTATCcagcactggaaaaaaaatggcataagcacaaagaaatgtgaaagttttgatttagaattattttaacttttactgACTAGCAAGATTTTTctttggattctttttttttcgtttgtttttttgcaacatgttcatattttgaatttgtataattttgacgagataaattatatttaagaatatttaggtttttttaaaaatattttatcctGTCGGTTTCTATTCATATTTATGTTCGACAGCGTTTAGGTTTAGTTTGTTGAATAAATGTTGATCCTGTTCGGCCCGTGACCTAAGCTTTGCTTTGATTTTTGGCCCCCTTATGATTGCATTTGACACCACGGCGAGTCTAAaggttttcacattttaatgtgTCCACTtccttttatttgtaaaatacctTCCATTATGTTGTGACAATGCTTGTGCTTCACATCAATAACATCCagattttaattacaaaatccAATTGATGTGATGTCTCTCACAGTATGCTATTGAACTCCATCGCCTCAAAGTGTTTGCAAATCCGCCCCCCAGTGGACATGTTTTGAAAATGCAGGACTTTGTAATTGCATGCGGCACTGTGTCGTGTGTTTGTACTTCTGCAGGATCTTGATGGTGTTGACATTACACTTGGAGTTTGCTCTGGTGGTCTGATGGTTTATAAGGAGAAGCTGAGAATCAACCGTTTCCCTTGGCCGAAAGTTCTCAAGATCTCTTACAAACGCAGCAGCTTCTTCATTAAGATTCGGCCGTCCGAGGTAAATCAAAATACACGTTATCCATTGGTTCCTTTATTgaattaaaccttttttttgtttgtatatcaTGACGGGGTTTTCTCCCTAAATTCCAGAGCACACCTGCTTTACTGATCCTGATGGATTAGTAAACTGTGTTAATTCAgggctttttccatttttcttactttttgaAATGAGGTCATATAAAGTATTCATggtcttcattttttaaattacttaacTTGAATATGGTAATCTGTCTGGGTGGTTGGGATTTTTAATGTACTAATGCGACCTTGCTCTGGGGTAAATGTCATGCATCAAGCTGTGTGGCAGACTAATGTGATCAACTGGATGTGACCCAATTTGACCCTGtcttaattgttttgttttcttggcaCACAGCAAGAGCAGTATGAAAGCACAATCGGCTTCAAACTACCAAACTACAAAGCTTCGAAGAAGTTGTGGAAAGTTTGTGTTGAACATCACACCTTCTTCAGGTAAGAACAGATTGATCTTGGCCCTTTTGAATGTCACGCGCCTTCTTGCCAACACATGCCTGTCCTCTGCATAATTGGCTAACTGCAGCCTAAGCCGTGAAATTGGCTCCATGTCCGTTTGACCAGCTACAGTGCACTTGTGAACTCGCTAACCTTAGAATGAACCATCTAAGGGTCAAAGTTGTTGATTACCAAGTTACACAACATCACCAATTTTGGAATTCGAAATCACGTAGCGCATCTGTCGGATTGTTGCTTCGATGGAGGAGGCCCGTGAGTGAAAATTGAACAAATGTATCTGTCCCTTAGGGTTTCGGCAATTGAGCCTCCCTCGTCACGTCGCTTCCTCGTCCTGGGCTCCAAGTTCAGGTACAGCGGGCGCACCCAAGCCCAGACCCGGCAAGCCAGTTCCATGATCGACCGCCCTGCGCCTCGCTTCACACGCTCTGCAAGCAAACGCCTCTCCCGCAATTTAGATGGAGGTATGTTCCGGAGCCCAATCTTTGTGCTGCACAAACGTTTAGTCATATAACGCAGATGCAGAAAGATAGTCTTCTTTCGGTCCAACAGCTGTAGACCAGACTCTTCAGAGCCTCACAGCATCAACCAGGTCTGAGGTTGATGACTGGTCGTCGATACTTGCTTCTGAAAACCCCCACCCTTCCCTCAAATTTCCAGGTACCTGGAATTGTGTGGCGCTTTGCTAACCCCCAATCCCCATTACATTCAATGCGCTCACTAATGGGTATACGGTTTCATTTAATGTGCCCATCCATGTTTAACACTGAGACCAGAAAGACCATTCGACTCTGGTGTTGATGTCACTGCAGTGAACTGTTCAGACAGCCACGTTGTcctttcagtttcagtttcagtttatttttgaaaggggacaatgcaatttcataaaacacatgaagtacacatggttaaaaaagccagaattagccagaaggctttCCCTGGCATGATCTCAGGGTATCTTTGCTCACTGCACTAAATACTATACGCTGCCTCATTCAAGCTTGACATCTCTTTTTCATCTTACTCTGAAGTTGCAGCTTGAAGTTTTATATGCTATGTCTTCAATAGCTCTGTGGTCATCATCTTAACTTGGCTCCCCTTTTTGTTACCATCTCTGCTTCCATGACTTACTCAGACAGCACTGGCCTTTTTGGATGTAGCATACTTTGTTATAGCTAAATGGCTATGTTAGAAACACTTGTCCTTGAGCTTCTTCACTAACCTCTGCTTACTGGACTCACTGAGCGCTTGCTTACAGATTTTTCATGTGGCTTGAAACACCAGGAAGCATCATCACATAACTGCATCACTTGATCATCTTTTCACAGCCGGAGGTGAGTCTGAACAGACATTTATTCAGTCCTGGAATACTCAGGCAGGCAGTCAGTGGTGGTTGGCGCTTTCATCTGATGCGCAGCTACAGACGAGAAAAGAAGATGACTGGTCTACCCTGGTCGAACGAGATCCTCCTTTCCCATTTTCCCCGTCTTTTGATTTTGTTAACCAGCCAGGTATGAGCATTTGTAATAGCTGCTTGCTTTGTGAGCATATTTACCTTCACAggtgtttatttattaaacacttctgcctttgtgtattttttctcaattggtgcaaataatttttcttcTCATATTGTCAGCTAAACTCAGCTTGGCAAACATGAGCTCTCTTGACAGGCTATTGCAACCAGCACAGGAACAGCCCCGTGACTGGTTCCTCCACTTTGATCGACTCCCCAGCCTGTCATTGTATAAGCATGTCGATAAACCTCAGCATGAGTCACTGTGTGATGGTATGATTTGCAAACAGACATTGCATGTTTTTAATGAGACGTAACTCATTTTTGCACCACGTTTCGTGGTCCTTACTGTTTCTCCTCCATCCTCCTCCAGCCAAGCTCCAGGTGAAGGATGAGGAGACTATGTGTGTTAAAGAGAAAGAATTGACAGACGAGGAGGTCATTGAAAGGCTAGAGGAGATGGTGATGACGGTGAACAAGCTAGAAGAGATGGAAGATATTGAGAGGAGGCTGAGGAAAATTAGAGATTTAGAAGAGAGGCTCCAAGAAGTAGAAGAGATGTCAGAGAAGATCCAGGAAGTGATAGAAGAGGAATTAGGGGAACAAGAGGTTGCCATACTAAAAGAGGAAGAACTACAGAAAGAAAGTAAAGCCATAACACGGACTGTATTGAAAAATTCTGTGATGATTGTGAAGCGCATAAATGGGGGAGATGAGAAGGATGAATTAGAGGAGCAAATAAAAGAGGTGTTTTTAAAGGGCCTTTTGCCCGAGGATGACGAGGCTAAGAAAGATgagcatttgtttgattatagtCTGAGAGAGAAACTACGTCAGATAGAAGATGAATGGAAAGATGAGGTGGAGGAAAAGCTTAATTTTCCACCTGTCAGTACCTCTTCTCAGGTATCTTCTAAGACGGTTGTAAGGACTAAGAAGAAAGTTGCTTTTATGGATCAGAGGCCACAAAGGCTTGATGCAATGGAAGATGCCCTTCTAAGAATAATCTCAGAAAAGACCTCCCAAAACGCTGAGATTGGACTGAA
The genomic region above belongs to Phyllopteryx taeniolatus isolate TA_2022b chromosome 6, UOR_Ptae_1.2, whole genome shotgun sequence and contains:
- the LOC133479298 gene encoding uncharacterized protein LOC133479298 isoform X13 codes for the protein MTTEASAVSEADTEGKQKASAAEPEPENKQSPEATASEPEGEQSSKKAQGQAPEPGSADAASSPEEEQLKPRTRTSAGKGLSRLFSSFLKRRSQCSEGEGFEAEKAREEKEDKEEQATKAEEEKEEKVKTEEKDTLIEATDSKEAKKSEEKQQKEEKKTEPEKIEKKGSKKKKKDTKKKTEEGDPEKVKTTEEKKEEDPEKKEEEKKEEQEEKKKEEEKKEGQKGDTKVEEALVIEEKLETQEVKKKTTEEKGTETDPEKDTQEEEKVDKKVAKKKEKEERVKKREEEKAKKKTEEEERVKKREEEKEKKREEEKAKEAEKAKKKEEEKAKKKEEEEKAKEEKFKKKEEEKLKEAKKKEEEKSKEAKKKEEEKSKEVKKKEEEKSKEAKKKGEEKSKEAKKKEEKGDKKADDKRVEDKGKKKENVKKGKKEEEKGSSEERVKAPIAAPEPELKTEPETEKAPDQHSLNSAEMQPAPEEPKEKVAIKEPEEDQVVEEEEGAEKKEAEEKEAKGDDEKPKEEPKEEKPAKEKKTEKKGDDTKGSKRQKTIQCKITLLDDIQYACELDKHAKGQELITKVCDNLNLLEKDYFGIAHWETPTSKTWLEPAKEIRKQVPGAVYEFTFNIKFYPPDPAQLTEDLTRYYLCLQLRKDIMSGVLPCSFVTLSLLGSYTAQSELGEYDPELHGADYVKDLRLAPGQSKELEEKVIELHRTYRSMSPAQADMLFLENAKKLAMYGVDLHQAKDLDGVDITLGVCSGGLMVYKEKLRINRFPWPKVLKISYKRSSFFIKIRPSEQEQYESTIGFKLPNYKASKKLWKVCVEHHTFFRVSAIEPPSSRRFLVLGSKFRYSGRTQAQTRQASSMIDRPAPRFTRSASKRLSRNLDGAVDQTLQSLTASTRSEVDDWSSILASENPHPSLKFPAGGESEQTFIQSWNTQAGSQWWLALSSDAQLQTRKEDDWSTLVERDPPFPFSPSFDFVNQPAKLSLANMSSLDRLLQPAQEQPRDWFLHFDRLPSLSLYKHVDKPQHESLCDAKLQVKDEETMCVKEKELTDEEVIERLEEMVMTVNKLEEMEDIERRLRKIRDLEERLQEVEEMSEKIQEVIEEELGEQEVAILKEEELQKESKAITRTVLKNSVMIVKRINGGDEKDELEEQIKEVFLKGLLPEDDEAKKDEHLFDYSLREKLRQIEDEWKDEVEEKLNFPPVSTSSQVSSKTVVRTKKKVAFMDQRPQRLDAMEDALLRIISEKTSQNAEIGLKTEMLEKRAERKVTEVEDGFSLDKDKDTWSTLFDGPPYVPIIKPAVTSVKCVELDEGKFYTSESVEDKRALLEERPVEDISQTILEREDDWFALLDSVPRYVKPVTLKEPGQMGAESLTSVAAKPEEIREVQIEETELREEVPTYLPHIQQQPVKEYKDDWFVLVDVVSKETTYRAPAAVDVSAKDHVSLSDGTFEMSEKPMDVVVVEEPQIKEDLRQNEVTLLSDNVREIEDDWFLLLDVPTREPQVVTPVTLAGYVQAYAGKSISALVEEKVDVEVEEMQKEEAPKKMYPELKIAPPVIKTDDDWFLLLDVVPRETAFVPPATLPVVAKIYPDVGPVIEVKGIELKPLPFGLDQMREQPSQPQREKDDWFVSFDAVRDEAVKRLPDTPVEITPAMRKPFEADVLTTETRTWEMMIIGENTRHDETRISEMRPVIPTSGRGEDDDWFELFPKQTIPEKTAPVPSVAMVERIVDVAAVKATKQKSSIEEVRLPVKLVKIKPQPRKLDDDWFVFLDAVKVPAAVPERLRFPAEIPRVKRAETTTRISTFETRPQFEKKIQEQRWPLKHTRVSDDWFVLLDVGPKESVAITQRSTRPVSAPVFSQAALAEAGIPMAPLDQPQTSTPIRTGVKEERKLDVTFEVVEPSKTEDKGAVDGTEEEKESTVSISQTSETTSGTTVTTTTTHISKIVKSGSSETRVEKRIVITADSDVDQDKGKDGGASAL
- the LOC133479298 gene encoding uncharacterized protein LOC133479298 isoform X11, with translation MTTEASAVSEADTEGKQKASAAEPEPENKQSPEATASEPEGEQSSKKAQGQAPEPGSADAASSPEEEQLKPRTRTSAGKGLSRLFSSFLKRRSQCSEGEGFEAEKAREEKEDKEEQATKAEEEKEEKVKTEEKDTLIEATDSKEAKKSEEKQQKEEKKTEPEKIEKKGSKKKKKDTKKKTEEGDPEKVKTTEEKKEEDPEKKEEEKKEEQEEKKKEEEKKEGQKGDTKVEEALVIEEKLETQEVKKKTTEEKGTETDPEKDTQEEEKVDKKVAKKKEKEERVKKREEEKAKKKTEEEERVKKREEEKEKKREEEKAKEAEKAKKKEEEKAKKKEEEEKAKEEKFKKKEEEKLKEAKKKEEEKSKEAKKKEEEKSKEVKKKEEEKSKEAKKKGEEKSKEAKKKEEKGDKKADDKRVEDKGKKKENVKKGKKEEEKGSSEERVKAPIAAPEPELKTEPETEKAPDQHSLNSAEMQPAPEEPKEKVAIKEPEEDQVVEEEEGAEKKEAEEKEAKGDDEKPKEEPKEEKPAKEKKTEKKGDDTKGSKRQKTIQCKITLLDDIQYACELDKHAKGQELITKVCDNLNLLEKDYFGIAHWETPTSKTWLEPAKEIRKQVPGAVYEFTFNIKFYPPDPAQLTEDLTRYYLCLQLRKDIMSGVLPCSFVTLSLLGSYTAQSELGEYDPELHGADYVKDLRLAPGQSKELEEKVIELHRTYRSMSPAQADMLFLENAKKLAMYGVDLHQAKDLDGVDITLGVCSGGLMVYKEKLRINRFPWPKVLKISYKRSSFFIKIRPSEQEQYESTIGFKLPNYKASKKLWKVCVEHHTFFRVSAIEPPSSRRFLVLGSKFRYSGRTQAQTRQASSMIDRPAPRFTRSASKRLSRNLDGAVDQTLQSLTASTRSEVDDWSSILASENPHPSLKFPAGGESEQTFIQSWNTQAGSQWWLALSSDAQLQTRKEDDWSTLVERDPPFPFSPSFDFVNQPAKLSLANMSSLDRLLQPAQEQPRDWFLHFDRLPSLSLYKHVDKPQHESLCDAKLQVKDEETMCVKEKELTDEEVIERLEEMVMTVNKLEEMEDIERRLRKIRDLEERLQEVEEMSEKIQEVIEEELGEQEVAILKEEELQKESKAITRTVLKNSVMIVKRINGGDEKDELEEQIKEVFLKGLLPEDDEAKKDEHLFDYSLREKLRQIEDEWKDEVEEKLNFPPVSTSSQVSSKTVVRTKKKVAFMDQRPQRLDAMEDALLRIISEKTSQNAEIGLKTEMLEKRAERKVTEVEDGFSLDKDKDTWSTLFDGPPYVPIIKPAVTSVKCVELDEGKFYTSESVEDKRALLEERPVEDISQTILEREDDWFALLDSVPRYVKPVTLKEPGQMGAESLTSVAAKPEEIREVQIEETELREEVPTYLPHIQQQPVKEYKDDWFVLVDVVSKETTYRAPAAVDVSAKDHVSLSDGTFEMSEKPMDVVVVEEPQIKEDLRQNEVTLLSDNVREIEDDWFLLLDVPTREPQVVTPVTLAGYVQAYAGKSISALVEEKVDVEVEEMQKEEAPKKMYPELKIAPPVIKTDDDWFLLLDVVPRETAFVPPATLPVVAKIYPDVGPVIEVKGIELKPLPFGLDQMREQPSQPQREKDDWFVSFDAVRDEAVKRLPDTPVEITPAMRKPFEADVLTTETRTWEMMIIGENTRHDETRISEMRPVIPTSGRGEDDDWFELFPKQTIPEKTAPVPSVAMVERIVDVAAVKATKQKSSIEEVRLPVKLVKIKPQPRKLDDDWFVFLDAVKVPAAVPERLRFPAEIPRVKRAETTTRISTFETRPQFEKKIQEQRWPLKHTRVSDDWFVLLDVGPKESVAITQRSTRPVSAPVFSQAALAEAGIPMAPLDQPQTSTPIRTGVKEERKLDVTFEVVEPSKTEDKSVWNDQRTDSSLTLSINGDIQSEVTSREVVQLRKKRAKKIEGDSIYMRHSLLMLEEFDKPQEDLLRHHASISELKRNFMEAVPEPRPSEWDKRLSTHSPLRTLGVNGQPSADGFVTRLPRGPLLDFYSKRS
- the LOC133479298 gene encoding uncharacterized protein LOC133479298 isoform X6 → MTTEASAVSEADTEGKQKASAAEPEPENKQSPEATASEPEGEQSSKKAQGQAPEPGSADAASSPEEEQLKPRTRTSAGKGLSRLFSSFLKRRSQCSEGEGFEAEKAREEKEDKEEQATKAEEEKEEKVKTEEKDTLIEATDSKEAKKSEEKQQKEEKKTEPEKIEKKGSKKKKKDTKKKTEEGDPEKVKTTEEKKEEDPEKKEEEKKEEQEEKKKEEEKKEGQKGDTKVEEALVIEEKLETQEVKKKTTEEKGTETDPEKDTQEEEKVDKKVAKKKEKEERVKKREEEKAKKKTEEEERVKKREEEKEKKREEEKAKEAEKAKKKEEEKAKKKEEEEKAKEEKFKKKEEEKLKEAKKKEEEKSKEAKKKEEEKSKEVKKKEEEKSKEAKKKGEEKSKEAKKKEEKGDKKADDKRVEDKGKKKENVKKGKKEEEKGSSEERVKAPIAAPEPELKTEPETEKAPDQHSLNSAEMQPAPEEPKEKVAIKEPEEDQVVEEEEGAEKKEAEEKEAKGDDEKPKEEPKEEKPAKEKKTEKKGDDTKGSKRQKTIQCKITLLDDIQYACELDKHAKGQELITKVCDNLNLLEKDYFGIAHWETPTSKTWLEPAKEIRKQVPGAVYEFTFNIKFYPPDPAQLTEDLTRYYLCLQLRKDIMSGVLPCSFVTLSLLGSYTAQSELGEYDPELHGADYVKDLRLAPGQSKELEEKVIELHRTYRSMSPAQADMLFLENAKKLAMYGVDLHQAKDLDGVDITLGVCSGGLMVYKEKLRINRFPWPKVLKISYKRSSFFIKIRPSEQEQYESTIGFKLPNYKASKKLWKVCVEHHTFFRVSAIEPPSSRRFLVLGSKFRYSGRTQAQTRQASSMIDRPAPRFTRSASKRLSRNLDGAVDQTLQSLTASTRSEVDDWSSILASENPHPSLKFPAGGESEQTFIQSWNTQAGSQWWLALSSDAQLQTRKEDDWSTLVERDPPFPFSPSFDFVNQPAKLSLANMSSLDRLLQPAQEQPRDWFLHFDRLPSLSLYKHVDKPQHESLCDAKLQVKDEETMCVKEKELTDEEVIERLEEMVMTVNKLEEMEDIERRLRKIRDLEERLQEVEEMSEKIQEVIEEELGEQEVAILKEEELQKESKAITRTVLKNSVMIVKRINGGDEKDELEEQIKEVFLKGLLPEDDEAKKDEHLFDYSLREKLRQIEDEWKDEVEEKLNFPPVSTSSQVSSKTVVRTKKKVAFMDQRPQRLDAMEDALLRIISEKTSQNAEIGLKTEMLEKRAERKVTEVEDGFSLDKDKDTWSTLFDGPPYVPIIKPAVTSVKCVELDEGKFYTSESVEDKRALLEERPVEDISQTILEREDDWFALLDSVPRYVKPVTLKEPGQMGAESLTSVAAKPEEIREVQIEETELREEVPTYLPHIQQQPVKEYKDDWFVLVDVVSKETTYRAPAAVDVSAKDHVSLSDGTFEMSEKPMDVVVVEEPQIKEDLRQNEVTLLSDNVREIEDDWFLLLDVPTREPQVVTPVTLAGYVQAYAGKSISALVEEKVDVEVEEMQKEEAPKKMYPELKIAPPVIKTDDDWFLLLDVVPRETAFVPPATLPVVAKIYPDVGPVIEVKGIELKPLPFGLDQMREQPSQPQREKDDWFVSFDAVRDEAVKRLPDTPVEITPAMRKPFEADVLTTETRTWEMMIIGENTRHDETRISEMRPVIPTSGRGEDDDWFELFPKQTIPEKTAPVPSAAVPERLRFPAEIPRVKRAETTTRISTFETRPQFEKKIQEQRWPLKHTRVSDDWFVLLDVGPKESVAITQRSTRPVSAPVFSQAALAEAGIPMAPLDQPQTSTPIRTGVKEERKLDVTFEVVEPSKTEDKSVWNDQRTDSSLTLSINGDIQSEVTSREVVQLRKKRAKKIEGDSIYMRHSLLMLEEFDKPQEDLLRHHASISELKRNFMEAVPEPRPSEWDKRLSTHSPLRTLGVNGQPSADGSVRISPVCRVSETKAALEETPVSLGFSNKTSPAVSPWHSASAPRVPFDKSCDQETLVVIESSLVPMVEVEMVHLVPSLEPSSTYLDETQKAEGSCPRFSEHSGNKVGSSPASYFRGGGPQVIRSFQPPLVQTQTVTITAVPNSLPSGISTTEVPIVPTKTVTYESAKGAVDGTEEEKESTVSISQTSETTSGTTVTTTTTHISKIVKSGSSETRVEKRIVITADSDVDQDKGKDGGASAL